A window of Cottoperca gobio chromosome 16, fCotGob3.1, whole genome shotgun sequence contains these coding sequences:
- the zhx2a gene encoding zinc fingers and homeoboxes protein 2a has translation MSSRRKASTPLMIRPEQTMVQLDDDTEDDMETTENYTEERPMETDLSREAEPSVELDLTSTASNPPTAPDKPATEPPDLSKPQRRQQGGYECKYCPFSTQNLNTFKEHVDANHPNVILNPLYLCAVCNFNTKKFDTLTEHNERCHPGESNFKFKRIKMNNQTILEQTIEGWSNNAVIYNSSSTISGKGDELCTLPLSKPTTVKIGKPKIMLSDNKRTDLAKKPITALNVNGTVIIPESTLLKAEGLSHIMPSLQRPLNYTQVPKIAVPLNTTKYNPSLDDNLTLISSFNKFPYPTQAELSWLTAASKHPEEQIKVWFTTQRLKQGISWSPEEVEEARKKMFNGTISSMPQTFTVVAPQLNSQSSNLSTASKAMQSAASVLHSLPCQFLGQTSLVLTPVTNGSTITCAPLALTVANQVAQSLKRPLSSPLITTESKRPSIIQTISVPLATSKLASTKVLSFTVDPNKTAEQLSVLRSSYTPCPFPEEDEIYRLIETTGLSRGEIKKWFSEQRLLNLKGVPPPPVLVKAEVSPAAKDGHVKKAVPSHFPLLERVKGKSAEQLKALEESFQRSGTPTEVELDQLAQETRLSKTEVDCWFSERRALRDNMEKALLSLSSKNTEDRTERPGALLNGASHREQGGRPLRASPHPPVLSPSSSSSSSSSPPVLAASSPQPPILSSSASPPILTSSSSSPYPPILSASTSPAPIVSGSLSLLREMFSRTQWPSPEEYNQLEVQTSLGRTDIVRWFKDHRSVLKNGDTLDWMESFQSLAEQQKAEQQKAEQEKEEQEKENNQSVPLEVKAVKVEEADENAAAATEHSKLSDQDKVQWLTDRLAHSVTDLSQTRPDQTSSSTAEKGRWVKVTVAVGEESEAAVERPRLATDTDVLTMEQPGRVTG, from the exons ATGTCCAGTCGACGGAAGGCCTCCACGCCCTTAATGATCCGACCAGAGCAGACCATGGTGCAGCTGGATGATGACACGGAGGACGACATGGAG ACAACGGAGAACTATACTGAGGAGAGGCCTATGGAAACGGATCTCTCAAGAGAAGCAGAGCCCTCTGTGGAACTGGACCTGACGAGCACGGCCTCGAACCCTCCCACGGCTCCAGACAAACCAGCAACTGAGCCGCCAGATCTTTCCAAGCCTCAGCGTAGACAGCAGGGGGGCTACGAGTGTAAATACTGCCCCTTCTCCACACAGAACCTCAACACTTTCAAAGAACACGTCGACGCCAACCACCCCAACGTCATCCTCAACCCCCTGTACCTGTGTGCCGTCTGTAACTTCAACACAAAGAAGTTCGACACCCTGACGGAACACAACGAGAGGTGTCACCCGGGGGAGAGCAACTTCAAATTCAAACGCATCAAAATGAACAATCAGACAATCCTAGAACAGACGATAGAGGGCTGGAGTAACAACGCAGTCATCTACAACAGTTCCAGCACCATTTCTGGCAAAGGGGACGAACTCTGCACCCTGCCGCTCAGCAAGCCCACCACAGTCAAGATCGGTAAACCAAAAATAATGTTGTCGGATAATAAACGGACAGATCTGGCCAAGAAACCAATCACGGCGCTCAATGTGAACGGGACGGTCATCATCCCTGAGTCGACTCTACTCAAAGCAGAAGGCCTTTCTCACATCATGCCTTCCTTACAGCGGCCTCTCAACTATACTCAG GTGCCGAAGATCGCAGTGCCCCTcaacacaaccaaatacaacccTTCGCTGGACGACAACCTGACGCTCATCTCTTCCTTCAACAAGTTCCCCTACCCAACGCAGGCTGAGCTCTCCTGGCTCACCGCAGCCTCAAAACATCCAGAGGAGCAGATCAAAGTCTGGTTCACCACACAGAGGCTCAAACAGGGCATTAGCTGGTCACCTGAGGAG GTGGAAGAAGCCAGGAAGAAGATGTTCAACGGTACAATCTCCTCTATGCCTCAGACCTTCACCGTGGTAGCTCCTCAGCTCAACTCCCAATCATCCAACCTGTCTACAGCCTCCAAAGCCATGCAGTCTGCAGCCTCGGTCCTGCACTCGCTGCCCTGTCAGTTCCTGGGACAAACCAGCCTGGTGCTGACTCCTGTAACTAACGGCTCCACCATCACTTGTGCACCGCTGGCGCTCACCGTAGCTAACCAG GTTGCACAGTCGCTCAAACGACCCCTGTCCTCTCCTTTGATCACCACGGAGAGTAAACGACCCTCCATCATTCAAACCATCTCGGTGCCCTTGGCCACATCCAAGCTGGCATCAACCAAAGTGCTGAGTTTTACAGTTGACCCCAACAAAACAGCGGAGCAGCTCTCAGTACTGAGGTCCAGCTACACACCGTGTCCTTTCCCCGAGGAAGATGAG ATCTACAGGCTGATAGAGACCACCGGGCTGTCCAGAGGAGAGATAAAGAAGTGGTTCAGTGAACAGCGGCTCCTTAATCTCAAAG GCGTTCCTCCACCTCCGGTGCTGGTGAAAGCAGAAGTGTCACCAGCCGCCAAAGATGGTCATGTGAAGAAAGCGGTCCCCAGCCACTTTCCCCTGCTGGAGAGGGTGAAGGGGAAGTCAGCAGAACAACTGAAGGCGCTGGAGGAGAGTTTTCAGAGAAGCGGCACACCGACAGAGGTGGAGCTCG ACCAGCTGGCCCAGGAGACCAGGCTGTCCAAGACGGAGGTGGACTGCTGGTTTTCAGAACGCCGGGCGCTGAGGGACAACATGGAGAAGGCTTTACTCTCCCTGTCTTCGaagaacacagaggacagaacCGAGCGGCCCGGAGCGCTGCTGAACGGGGCTTCACACCGAGAGCAGGGCGGGAGACCTCTACGCGCCTCTCCTCATccacctgtcctctctccttcctcatcttcatcctcctcctcctcccctcctgtgCTCgcagcctcctctcctcagccacccatcctctcctcctcagcgTCGCCTCCCATCCtcacttcatcctcctcttctccataTCCCCCCATCCTGTCGGCCTCCACAAGCCCGGCTCCCATTGTCAGCGGCTCCCTCAGCCTGCTCAGAGAG ATGTTCTCTCGGACCCAGTGGCCGTCTCCTGAGGAGTACAATCAGCTGGAGGTCCAGACGAGCCTCGGACGCACCGACATTGTCCGCTGGTTCAAGGACCACCGCTCGGTACTGAAGAACGGTGACACTCTGGACTGGATGGAAAGTTTCCAAAGCctggcagagcagcagaaagcagagcagcagaaagcagagcaggagaaagaggagcaggagaaa gagaACAACCAGAGTGTTCCCTTGGAAGTCAAAGCTGTGAAAG TGGAGGAGGCTGATGAGAACGCAGCAGCTGCTACAGAGCACTCCAAGCTGTCCGACCAAGACAAAGTGCAGTGGTTGACTGACAGATTAGCCCACAGTGTGACGGACCTGAGCCAGACCAGACCGGACCAGACCAGCTCTAGCACTGCTGAGAAAGGGAG GTGGGTAAAGGTGACGGTGGCAGTGGGGGAGGAGAGTGAAGCAGCAGTGGAAAGACCGAGGCTGGCAACAGACACTGATGTTCTGACCATGGAGCAACCTGGGAGGGTCACCGGTTGA